Proteins found in one Lepisosteus oculatus isolate fLepOcu1 chromosome 22, fLepOcu1.hap2, whole genome shotgun sequence genomic segment:
- the cenpe gene encoding centromere-associated protein E isoform X4, producing MAGESAVKVCVRVRPLIQREEAEVSNVESVPIYWKTDQQTVYQVDGPKTFSFDRVFNVNESTSQVYDEVAKPLVISAIKGYNGTIFAYGQTSSGKTFTMMGSNESLGVIPLAIHDIFETIAQSQNMEFLLRVSYMEIYNETVTDLLVDSTKRKPLEIREGINRTVYVADLTEEVVVSASQVLEWIKKGEKNRHYGDTKMNQRSSRSHTIFRMILESRERSDPSSGEIADQAVMVSHLNLVDLAGSERASQTGAEGLRLKEGCNINRSLFTLGQVIKKLTDGNGGGFTNYRDSKLTRILQNSLGGNAKTVIICTITPATVEETLSTLQFASTAKHMKNDPHVNEVLDDGALMRRYRNEIVDLKRRLEEVSSETRMQATEKEVLAQLLQEKDQLQKEQEDRIRNLTKIVITSSSFAINDVKIRSKRRMTWGGKLLRGRQSEGFHFGDIGFLEHATKRKKSDLSALIEPDDTLDIEGEDVWQHNIEDFPFDVEMNMSNVSVRRSKVVQSTVSDVSASTPNSLSSQIQLSEVKERIAGLEEELQKKIRETWEAVEKQNAAEKRVSELEEALKAQDPRGEGSHVEGCREALCKMYEKDFRDTIQLCETLVAEKEELSAKLNLLKEELDALWKEKEGLQQEKVRLQQEIIEKEEQHEFNILEQEVHKQSETELAKEITSLKMELENSGVCIQNLKAELEAKSNELQNKEEWIAELENMGGKDLTEQIRNLKHSLGDAEAVSRDTKKEWAFLRSENLTLKERENDMAARYKQMEVEVNQLRSQLESEKMRFKRMETDLQKELLMAFEENAKLNTLLDGKVPKNLIERLDLEKSVAELKKELEKSQEGERALQTEVNSLSALKNLPDKVDDLMKQVCDVSNELCATRVERDDLLSAKVERDEEIQRLTEAVQQVTEDLRETQTKLSEADQKMANLSEQHSAVQAQYVEVAEDCEKLKTELESSSIEKQQCLNGMEDLKLQVLNVSEELQLVNSERDSLLLEKRDSTQRTEADLQELRTHVASLTQEREQLQEILESVRAEKSQLKADLEEKMVETQEELRQQQQLISDLKTQRGERETQLEQQINDLSGELKLVSSDRDSLLSERRDSAHRPEEKLEEMRSHITSLTQEREQLQEILESVRAEKSQLKAELEEKMVETQEELRQQQQLISDLKTQSGERETQLEDQVNELSEKLKLVSCERDSLLSERRDSGHRPEEELEELRTHITSLTQEREQLQEILESVRAEKSQLKIDLEENVEMMIETQEELREAQEKIGLQKQMVEDLRMQLTQNESQMGKSGGENISSDMTALQDKVNELSEQLQLVSSERDSLLLEKRDSTQRTEADLQELRTHITSLTQEREQLQEILESVRAEKSQLQAELEEKMVETQEELRQQQQLISDLKTQRGERETQLEQQINDLSEELKLVSSERDSLLSERRDSAHRPEEELEELRTHITSLTQEREQLQEILESVRAEKSQLKAELEENVEMNVEAQSALHCAQEEIRQQQELISDLKTQSAESESDLEHKMRDVNEQLRLVSSERDSLLSERRDSAHRPEEELEELRTHIASLTQEKEQLQETLESVRAEKSQLQAELENVELRDLNEQLRLVSSERDSLLSERRDSAHRPEAELEEMRSHITSLTQEREQLQETLESVRAEKSRLQAELEENVEMAVESQAELQKQQQLMADFRSQSAEQLTQLEQQLKELNERLKLVTSERDAFLSERTDSAQMSAVEVEELRRHIASLAEERDQLQEILESVRAEKQQLKADLEENVEMSVETQEELRQQQQLMTDLKIQTAEKEAWLQQQITELSEKLKLVSSERDSLPSERRDSGHRPEAELEEMRSHIASLTQEREQLQEILESVRAEKSQLKAELEEKMVETQEELRQQQQLISDLKTQREERETQLEQQVNELSEQLKLVSSESETLLSEKRDSTRRTEAELEELRTHITSLTQEREQLQETLESVRAEKSQLQAELEEKINKLNEELKLMSSQHDTLLSESRNSTRRTGAELEELRTHITSLTQEREQLQETLESVRAEKSQLKADLEENISVAVETQAELCRAQDELRTQQELISDLKTQRTKRETQLDLKVNELSEQLQLVNSERDSLLLEKRDSTQRTESDLQELRTHITSLTQEREQLQETLESVRAEKSQLNSLEDAVSKLQIELHQVQGELNKKEQEAEELKGLVADKEVQLNSMQESLSAKVSVFQQLVQGQERALEERDRSLAELQGKVAALAQERQQLQGSLEHLREQLESQTEKHQALIAEFELQSQASVSEDQRQSQRLKESEEQYQECLKRFQLQIDQFKSCAKNISALLNKDTTSQSKLVRQFVSSLPAEQSKSMLKLNSGISKINTDLVLRLRQQACVYSSIAEIHKDHFETALQHSIASFEERKLHDLLIQRIQRASGSSSEHVSQQAQRASDLLEERQRQVQEMTEILAELEDGLSCHATSRAQEHPIQEEINRTLKALCAAPTAGFVELEQVLQKENTRMTEKLQQTTQVLEGLKAKYYDIKERCQALLAKSTAELKEQRDRSQTLLVELDDGSPKKGSEVLQENLLLLERLEGSEKEIKTMQLKIKKLEGSLAGAEAKAADRKRAADGMQMELQKLVAQVKERDESISTLRRSLSELEKKAEKGASPYIEELETLRSKLVKMEMERTGLLKKQEQTVAAMTAALEHRDESLRKLKETLRKSQQDQEASFVADEKPHTKAPVTCGGGSGIVQSTMMLMIKAEKAKLEAEVHQQKKKIGQMESVVSSLQAEASKWKGRARKLKETSGLKGSLSEMETLCDNQPNVSPRTPTKRRQVTSEGFILDSPKSKFFDSRSGSLSVACPKQFFDNSTLGTIPDVNPTAEPNSEGDWWSLAPQKDGAENCKTQ from the exons ATGGCAGGAGAATCGGCAGTTAAAGTTTGTGTGAGGGTTCGTCCGCTAATTCAGAG GGAAGAAGCTGAGGTGTCAAATGTAGAGTCCGTGCCAATATATTGGAAAACCGATCAACAGACTGTTTACCAGGTTGATGGCCCGAAAACGTTCAGCTTTG ACAGAGTCTTTAATGTCAACGAATCAACGTCTCAGGTTTACGATGAAGTTGCCAAGCCTCTCGTCATTTCTGCTATCAAAGGCTACAATG GCACTATCTTTGCATATGGGCAAACCTCTTCAGGAAAGACTTTCACAATGATGGGCAGTAATGAGTCTCTGGGAGTAATACCTCTGGCAATCCATGACATATTTGAAACCATTGCACAG TCTCAAAACATGGAGTTTCTGCTGCGTGTGTCCTACATGGAAATCTACAACGAGACAGTTACAGACCTGCTGGTTGACAGTACCAAGAGGAAACCTCTGGAAATCCGAGAAGGGATCAAT agaactgtttATGTAGCAGATCTTACCGAAGAAGTTGTCGTATCAGCTAGTCAAGTCCTGGAATGGATTAAGAAGGGAGAAA AAAATCGACATTATGGGGACACCAAAATGAATCAACGAAGTAGCCGGTCCCATACTATTTTCAGAATG attttggaGAGCCGTGAACGGAGCGATCCCTCTAGTGGGGAAATTGCAGATCAGGCAGTCATGGTTTCCCATCTG AATTTGGTGGACTTGGCAGGCAGTGAAAGAGCCAGCCAGACAGGGGCTGAAG GCTTGCGATTGAAAGAAGGGTGCAACATAAATCGCAGCTTATTTACTCTGGGCCAGGTTATCAAAAAACTGACTGATGGTAATGGTGG GGGTTTTACCAATTACAGGGACAGTAAACTCACCAGGATTCTGCAGAACTCTCTTGGTGGTAATGCCAAGACTGTGATTATTTGCACCATTACTCCAGCCACAGTGGAAGAAACCCTCAGCACTCTTCAG TTTGCCAGTACAGCTAAGCACATGAAAAATGATCCACATGTTAACGAGGTGCTGGATGATGGAGCACTGATGAGGAGatacagaaatgaaattgtGGATCTGAAAAGACGTCTGGAAGAG GTTTCTTCTGAGACACGAATGCAAGCAACCGAGAAGGAAGTCCTGGCCCAGCTGCTGCAGGAAAAAGACCAGCTTCAGAAGGAGCAGGAGGACAGAATTAGGAACTTGACAAAGATCGTCATTACCTCTTCCAGTTTTGCCATCAATGATGTAAAG ATCCGGAGCAAGAGGAGGATGACATGGGGTGGAAAACTGCTGCGAGGAAGGCAGTCCGAAGGCTTTCATTTCGGAGACATTGGCTTTCTTGAACACGCCACCAAAAGAAAGAAATCGGACTTATCTGCATTAATAGAACCAGATGACA CATTAGACATCGAGGGAGAGGACGTGTGGCAACATAACATTGAAGATTTCCCCTTTGACGTGGAGATGAACATGAGCAACGTGTCTGTGCGCAGGAGCAAGGTTGTACAGTCCACGGTTTCCGATGTTTCGGCATCCACTCCAAATAG TTTGTCTTCTCAGATCCAGCTGAGCGAAGTGAAGGAAAGGATCGCGGGTTTGGAGGAGGAGCTGCAGAAGAAGATCCGGGAGACGTGGGAAGCCGTGGAAAAGCAGAACGCAGCGGAGAAGCGGGTGTCCGAGCTGGAGGAGGCCTTGAAGGCGCAGGACCCCCGGGGTGAAGGGAGCCATGTGGAGGGCTGCCGCGAGGCTCTTTGTAAAATG TACGAAAAGGATTTTAGAGACACTATTCAGCTCTGTGAGACTCTGGTGGCTGAGAAG gaggagctgagtgCAAAGCTGAACTTGCTGAAGGAGGAGCTGGACGCTTTGTGGAAGGAAAAGGAAGGGCTGCAGCAGGAGAAAGTGCGCCTTCAGCAGGAGATCATTGAGAAGGAAGAGCAGCACGAGTTCAACATTTTAGAGCAGGAGGTCCACAAGCAGTCTGAG ACTGAGTTAGCGAAAGAAATCACCAGCTTAAAGATGGAGCTAGAGAATTCTGGTGTGTGCATCCAAAATCTGAAG GCTGAGTTGGAGGCAAAATCCAATGAACTGCAAAACAAAGAGGAGTGGATTGCAGAACTTGAGAATATG GGCGGCAAGGACTTAACGGAGCAGATCCGGAACCTGAAGCACTCTCTCGGCGATGCGGAGGCAGTGAGCCGCGACACGAAGAAGGAGTGGGCCTTCCTGCGCAGTGAGAACCTGACGCTGAAGGAGAGGGAG AACGACATGGCAGCCAGGTATAAGCagatggaggtggaggtgaaccAGCTGCGCAGCCAACTGGAGTCGGAGAAGATGCGCTTTAAAAGGATGGAGACGGACCTGCAGAAAGAGCTCCTGATGGCTTTTGAAGAAAACGCCAAGCTGAACACCCTTCTGGATGGGAAAGTCCCCAAAA ATCTCATTGAGCGTTTAGATCTGGAGAAAAGCGTTGCAGAGCTCAAGAAAGAGCTGGAAAAATCCCAGGAAGGGGAGAGAGCCTTGCAAACCGAAGTTaattctctctctgctctcaaGAACCTTCCTGACAAGGTGGATGACTTGATGAAACAG GTGTGTGACGTCTCTAATGAGTTATGTGCCACCCGGGTGGAACGGGACGACCTGCTCTCTGCAAAAGTGGAAAGAGATGAGGAAATCCAGAGGCTGACAGAAGCTGTGCAGCAAGTAACCGAAGACCTGAGGGAAACGCAAACAAAGCTAAGTGAGGCAGACCAGAAGATGGCAAATCTGTCCGAACAGCACAGCGCAGTGCAGGCACAGTATGTGGAGGTTGCTGAAGACTGTGAGAAGCTCAAAACTGAATTGGAGAGCTCGTCTATAGAAAAACAGCAATGTCTAAATGGAATGGAAGACCTGAAACTACAG GTTTTAAATGTATCGGAAGAGCTGCAGTTGGTGAACAGCGAGCGGGATTCTCTCCTGTTGGAGAAGAGAGACTCGACTCAGAGAACTGAGGCTGACCTGCAGGAGCTGAGGACCCACGTCGCCTCCCTCACTCAGGAGAGAGAGCAGCTGCAGGAAATCCTGGAGTCGGTCCGGGCGGAGAAGAGCCAGCTGAAGGCCGACCTGGAGGAGAAG ATGGTGGAGACCCAGGAAGAGctcagacagcagcagcagctcatcTCTGACCTGAAGACccagaggggggagagagaaacTCAACTGGAGCAACAG ATAAATGACTTGAGTGGGGAACTGAAGCTGGTGAGCAGCGACAGAGACTCGCTCCTGTCTGAGAGGAGAGACTCTGCTCACAGACCAGAGGAAAAACTGGAGGAGATGAGGTCCCACATCACCTCCCTCACTCAGGAGAGAGAGCAGCTGCAGGAAATCCTGGAGTCAGTCCGGGCTGAGAAGAGTCAGCTGAAGGCCGAGCTGGAGGAGAAG ATGGTGGAGACCCAGGAAGAGctcagacagcagcagcagctcatcTCTGACCTGAAGACCCAGAGTGGGGAGAGAGAAACTCAACTGGAGGACCAG GTGAATGAGTTGAGTGAGAAGCTGAAGCTGGTGAGCTGTGAGAGAGACTCTCTCCTGTCTGAGAGGAGAGACTCTGGTCACAGACCAGAGGAAGAACTGGAGGAGCTGAGGACCCACATCACCTCCCTCACTCAGGAGAGAGAGCAGCTGCAGGAAATCCTGGAGTCAGTGCGGGCTGAGAAGAGTCAGCTGAAGATAGACTTGGAGGAGAATGTTGAGATG ATGATTGAAACTCAAGAAGAACTAAGAGAGGCCCAAGAAAAGATTGGACTGCAAAAGCAAATGGTTGAGGACTTGAGGATGCAGCTGACGCAGAATGAATCTCAGATGGGGAAGAGTGGCGGAGAAAACATTTCATCCGACATGACAGCCTTGCAAGATAAA GTGAATGAGTTGAGTGAGCAGCTGCAGTTGGTGAGCAGCGAGCGGGATTCTCTTCTGTTGGAGAAGAGAGACTCGACTCAGAGAACCGAGGCTGACCTGCAGGAGCTGAGGACCCACATCACCTCCCTCACTCAGGAGAGAGAGCAGCTGCAGGAAATCCTGGAGTCAGTCCGGGCTGAGAAGAGTCAGCTGCAGGCCGAGCTGGAGGAGAAG ATGGTGGAGACCCAGGAAGAGctcagacagcagcagcagctcatcTCTGACCTGAAGACccagaggggggagagagaaacTCAACTGGAGCAGCAG ATAAATGACTTGAGTGAGGAACTGAAGTTGGTGAGCAGTGAGAGAGACTCGCTCCTGTCTGAGAGGAGAGACTCTGCTCACAGACCAGAGGAAGAACTGGAGGAGCTGAGGACCCACATCACCTCCCTCACTCAGGAGAGAGAGCAGCTGCAGGAAATCCTGGAGTCAGTGCGGGCTGAGAAGAGTCAGCTGAAGGCCGAGCTGGAGGAGAATGTTGAAATG aATGTTGAGGCCCAGAGTGCACTTCACTGTGCCCAAGAAGAGATCAGGCAACAGCAGGAATTAATCTCAGACCTTAAAACCCAGAGTGCGGAGAGTGAATCTGACCTGGAGCACAAG ATGAGAGACGTGAACGAGCAACTGAGGTTGGTGAGCAGTGAGAGAGACTCTCTCCTGTCCGAGAGGAGAGACTCTGCTCACAGACCAGAGGAAGAACTGGAGGAGCTGAGGACCCACATCGCCTCCCTCACTCAGGAGAAAGAGCAGCTGCAGGAAACCCTGGAGTCAGTCCGGGCTGAGAAGAGTCAGCTGCAGGCCGAGCTGGAGAATGTCGAG TTGAGAGACTTGAATGAGCAACTCAGACTAGTGAGCAGTGAGAGAGACTCTCTCCTGTCTGAGAGGAGAGACTCTGCTCACAGACCAGAGGCTGAGCTGGAGGAGATGAGGTCCCACATCACCTCCCTCACTCAGGAGAGAGAGCAGCTGCAGGAAACCCTGGAGTCAGTTCGGGCTGAGAAGAGTCGGCTACAGGCCGAGCTGGAGGAGAATGTTGAGATG gCTGTTGAGAGCCAAGCAGAGCTGCAAAAGCAGCAGCAACTGATGGCTGACTTCAGGTCCCAGAGTGCAGAGCAGTTAACACAGCTGGAACAGCAG CTGAAGGAGTTGAATGAGCGGCTGAAGCTGGTGACCAGCGAGCGTGATGCCTTCCTATCGGAGAGAACAGACTCTGCTCAGATGTCCGCTGTTGAAgtggaggagctgaggaggcaCATTGCTTCACTCGCAGAGGAGAGAGACCAGCTGCAGGAAATCCTGGAGTCAGTCCGGGCCGAGAAGCAGCAGCTCAAGGCCGACCTGGAGGAGAATGTTGAGATG TCTGTTGAAACTCAAGAAGaactcagacagcagcagcagctgatgACGGACCTTAAGATCCAGACTGCGGAGAAGGAAGCATGGCTGCAACAGCAG ATAACAGAGTTGAGTGAGAAGCTGAAGCTGGTGAGCAGTGAGAGAGACTCTCTCCCGTCCGAGAGGAGAGACTCTGGTCACAGACCAGAGGCAGAACTGGAGGAGATGAGGTCCCACATCGCCTCCCTCACTCAGGAGAGAGAGCAACTGCAGGAAATCCTGGAGTCAGTCCGGGCGGAGAAGAGTCAGCTGAAGGCCGAGCTGGAGGAGAAG ATGGTGGAGACCCAGGAAGAGctcagacagcagcagcagctcatcTCTGACCTGAAGAcccagagggaggagagagaaactcaaCTGGAGCAGCAG GTGAATGAGTTGAGTGAGCAGCTGAAGTTGGTGAGCAGTGAGAGCGAGACACTCCTGTCTGAGAAGAGGGATTCGACTCGGAGAACTGAGGCAGAACTAGAGGAGCTGAGGACCCACATCACCTCCCTCACGCAGGAGAGAGAGCAGCTGCAGGAAACCCTGGAGTCAGTCCGGGCGGAGAAGAGCCAGCTGCAGGCCGAGCTGGAGGAGAAG ATAAATAAATTGAATGAGGAACTGAAGTTGATGAGCAGTCAGCATGACACTCTCCTGTCCGAGAGCAGAAACTCAACTCGGAGAACCGGGGCTGAACTGGAGGAGCTGAGGACCCACATCACCTCCCTCACTCAGGAGAGAGAGCAGCTGCAGGAAACCCTGGAGTCAGTCCGGGCTGAGAAGAGTCAGCTGAAGGCTGACCTGGAGGAGAATATATCGGTG GCTGTAGAGACTCAAGCTGAACTTTGCCGTGCTCAGGATGAGCTGAGAACTCAGCAGGAGCTGATCTCTGACCTCAAGACTCAGAGAACTAAGAGAGAAACTCAACTGGACCTCAAG GTGAATGAGTTGAGTGAGCAGCTGCAGTTGGTGAACAGCGAGCGAGATTCTCTCCTGTTGGAGAAGAGAGACTCGACTCAGAGAACCGAGTCTGACCTGCAGGAGCTGAGGACCCACATCACCTCCCTCACTCAGGAGAGAGAGCAGCTGCAGGAAACCCTGGAGTCAGTCCGGGCTGAGAAGAGCCAGCTCAACTCACTGGAAGATGCTGTATCCAAa TTGCAGATAGAATTACACCAAGTCCAGGGTGAGCTGAACAAGAAGGAGCAGGAAGCTGAGGAGCTCAAAGGCCTGGTAGCAGATAAAGAAGTCCAGTTAAACTCCATGCAAGAGTCTCTGTCTGCAAAg GTGTCCGTGTTCCAGCAGCTCGTGCAGGGCCAGGAGCGCGCGCTGGAGGAGAGAGACCGCAGCCTGGCAGAGCTGCAGGGCAAGGTGGCCGCTCTGGCTCAGGAGaggcagcagctgcaggggaGCCTGGAGCACCTCAGGGAGCAGCTCGAGAGCCAGACTGAGAAACACCAGGCT ctgatTGCCGAATTTGAGCTGCAGTCACAAGCGTCTGTCAGTGAGGACCAGAGGCAGTCTCAGCGCCTTAAGGAATCAGAAGAACAATATCAG GAATGTCTGAAGAGATTTCAGCTGCAGATTGACCAGTTTAAGAGCTGTGCAAAGAACATTAGTGCTCTGCTAAATAAGGACACGACCTCTCAGAGCAAGCTGGTGCGTCAGTTTGTCTCCTCCCTGCCTGCAGAGCAGAGCAAATCCATGCTAAAGCTAAATTCCGGCAtcagtaaaataaatacagatcTTGTCCTTCGTCTGAGACAACAAGCG TGTGTGTACTCCAGTATTGCTGAAATACACAAAGATCACTTTGAGACAGCTCTCCAGCACAGCATTGCCAGCTTTGAAGAGCGCAAGCTTCATGACCTGCTGATCCAGAGGATACAGAGGGCCTCAGGCAGCAGCTCCGAACACGTCAGCCAGCAAGCACAGAGGGCGTCAGATCTCCTGGAGGAGAGGCAGAGACAGGTGCAG GAAATGACTGAAATTTTGGCAGAGCTGGAAGATGGGTTATCTTGTCACGCTACCAGTCGAGCACAAGAGCATCCGATCCAGGAGGAAATCAACAGGACTCTGAAAGCGCTGTGTGCTGCCCCTACAGCTGGGTTTGTAGAGCTGGAACAGGTCCTGCAGAAGGAGAATACCAGGATGACTGAGAAACTTCAACAAACAACACAGGTCTTAGAG gGCCTAAAAGCAAAATACTATGATATTAAGGAGAGATGCCAAGCCCTCCTTGCTAAGTCAACAGCAGAGCTAAAGGAGCAGAGGGACAGGAGTCAAACTCTGCTGGTGGAATTGGACGATGGGTCTCCCAAAAAAGGGTCCGAAGTGCTGCAGGAGAatctcctgctgctggaaagacttGAAGGgagtgaaaaggaaataaag ACAATGCAGCTGAAAATAAAGAAGCTGGAGGGATCCCTGGCTGGCGCAGAAGCCAAAGCCGCAGATCGGAAGAGAGCCGCAGACGGGATGCAGATGGAGCTGCAGAAGCTCGTGGCCCAGGTGAAGGAGAGAGATGAGTCCATCTCGACCTTGAGACGCAGCCTGAGCGAGCTGGAG aaaaAGGCAGAGAAAGGAGCGTCTCCGTATATAGAAGAGCTGGAAACCCTGAGGAGTAAACTTGTTAAAATGGAGATGGAAAGGACGGGGCTGTTGAAGAAACAAGAGCAAAC GGTGGCTGCAATGACGGCAGCCCTGGAGCACCGAGATGAGTCTCTCAGGAAGCTCAAGGAAACTCTTCGGAAATCCCAGCAGGATCAAGAGGCCTCAT TTGTCGCTGATGAAAAACCCCATACCAAGGCTCCAGTCACATGTGGTGGGGGAAGTGGGATTGTCCAAAGTACCATGATGCTCATGATCAAGGCTGAGAAAGCCAAGCTAGAAGCAGAAGTCCaccagcagaaaaagaaaattggcCAAATGGAAAG TGTGGTGTCCAGTCTGCAGGCTGAGGCGTCCAAATGGAAGGGAAGGGCAAGGAAACTGAAGGAAACGTCGGGGCTGAAAGGCTCTTTGTCCGAGATGGAGACGCTCTGTGATAACCAGCCCAATGTGTCTCCACGCACGCCTACTAAGAGAAGGCAGGTCACCTCTGAGGGCTTCATCCTGGACTCGCCCAAGAGCAAATTCTTTGACTCCCGGTCGGGATCCTTGTCCGTCGCCTGTCCAAAGCAATTTTTTGACAACTCCACTTTAGGAACAATCCCAG ATGTGAACCCGACAGCTGAGCCCAACAGTGAGGGAGACTGGTGGTCACTAGCTCCTCAGAAGGATGGAGCTGAAAActgcaaaacacaataa